Proteins encoded in a region of the Prochlorothrix hollandica PCC 9006 = CALU 1027 genome:
- the nagA gene encoding N-acetylglucosamine-6-phosphate deacetylase, whose protein sequence is MAQVTSFSDHPSSVPDSCSDSKQSTTLITHARLPGHPDLLCVWVDPQGLVRSIQPMAQAFKQPPPERLQVVNLQGDWLSLGGVDLQINGALGLSFTDLTLNHLGKLGEICQFLWQQGVDAFLPTLVTTSPQQIQQALATIHRYDQQIHRVGSAKILGVHLEGPCLNPSKRGAHPQQYLQPLTLATLKTLLADQGQWVKVMTLAPELDPTGEVIPYLCQQGIAVSLGHSQATAAQAQAAFRQGATLVTHAFNAMPPLHHREPGLLGAALLEPGVFAGFIADGQHVSPLMLQILLRAGNYSEHLFLVSDALAPLGLGDGTYPWDDRHMTVDQGTARLADGTLAGTTEPLLTGVSNLVRWGVCSVEEAIALATTAPRQALGDRWEASRRDRPFMGRAANQLLRWSLDRDGHTLTWQRLLANT, encoded by the coding sequence ATGGCCCAGGTAACTTCATTCTCAGATCATCCCTCCTCTGTCCCTGACAGTTGTAGCGACTCCAAACAGTCCACCACCTTAATCACCCATGCCCGCTTACCCGGTCACCCAGACCTGCTGTGTGTGTGGGTGGATCCCCAAGGGTTGGTGCGATCGATTCAGCCCATGGCCCAAGCGTTTAAACAACCGCCACCGGAACGGTTACAGGTGGTGAACCTCCAGGGAGACTGGCTGTCCTTGGGGGGCGTGGATCTCCAAATCAATGGAGCCTTGGGACTATCATTTACAGACCTGACCCTGAACCACCTGGGCAAGCTGGGGGAAATCTGTCAGTTTTTATGGCAACAGGGAGTGGATGCGTTTCTACCCACCCTCGTCACCACCTCACCCCAACAGATTCAGCAAGCCCTGGCCACCATTCACCGCTACGACCAACAAATTCATCGGGTAGGTTCCGCCAAAATTCTGGGGGTCCATTTGGAAGGTCCCTGCTTAAACCCCAGCAAACGGGGCGCACACCCGCAACAGTATCTCCAACCCCTAACCCTGGCCACCCTGAAAACCCTACTGGCGGATCAGGGTCAGTGGGTCAAGGTCATGACCCTGGCCCCAGAACTGGATCCCACGGGGGAAGTGATTCCCTACCTCTGTCAGCAGGGCATCGCCGTCAGTTTGGGCCATTCCCAGGCCACCGCAGCCCAGGCCCAAGCTGCCTTTCGCCAAGGGGCCACCCTGGTCACCCATGCCTTTAATGCCATGCCTCCCCTCCACCACCGGGAACCGGGCCTATTGGGGGCTGCTTTGCTGGAACCGGGGGTCTTTGCTGGGTTCATTGCCGATGGTCAACATGTGTCACCGCTGATGTTGCAGATTCTGTTGAGGGCGGGCAACTACAGCGAACATTTATTTTTGGTGAGTGATGCCCTAGCGCCCCTGGGGTTGGGGGATGGGACTTATCCCTGGGACGATCGCCACATGACCGTAGACCAAGGCACCGCACGGCTGGCGGATGGAACCCTGGCGGGGACGACGGAACCCTTGCTGACGGGGGTGAGTAACCTGGTGCGGTGGGGAGTGTGCAGTGTGGAGGAAGCCATTGCCCTGGCCACCACTGCACCCCGCCAAGCCTTGGGCGATCGCTGGGAAGCCTCCCGCCGCGATCGACCGTTCATGGGTCGTGCCGCCAATCAATTACTACGCTGGAGCCTCGATCGTGATGGTCATACCCTGACCTGGCAACGGCTTCTAGCCAACACCTAA
- a CDS encoding vWA domain-containing protein: MIKNRDYTLILDMSGSMATPDQSGGVSRWQAAQESTLALARKCEQLDPDGITVYVFSTRFQRYDSVTSAKVAEVFAQNNPGGLTNLVAPLQNAINGYLQRRSQPDYDKAGETILVITDGQPSDRQGVIDTIIKATQHLDRDEELGISFIQVGDDPQATHFLKTLDDDLQRIGAKFDICDTITMDDMADMSLAEVLLNAIED, from the coding sequence ATGATCAAAAATCGGGACTATACCTTAATTCTGGATATGAGCGGTAGTATGGCTACCCCCGACCAATCTGGAGGGGTCAGTCGCTGGCAAGCCGCCCAAGAGTCCACCTTAGCCCTAGCCCGAAAATGCGAACAGTTGGATCCCGACGGCATTACTGTCTATGTCTTTTCTACCCGGTTCCAGCGCTATGATTCTGTCACCAGCGCTAAGGTTGCTGAGGTTTTCGCCCAAAATAACCCTGGGGGACTGACTAACTTAGTGGCACCGCTCCAGAATGCTATTAATGGCTATTTACAGCGGCGATCGCAACCGGACTATGACAAAGCTGGAGAGACGATCCTAGTCATTACCGATGGCCAACCCAGCGATCGTCAAGGGGTGATCGATACCATTATCAAGGCAACCCAACACCTCGATCGCGATGAGGAACTGGGGATTTCCTTTATTCAAGTGGGGGACGATCCCCAGGCCACCCACTTCCTCAAAACCTTAGATGACGATCTCCAACGGATTGGCGCAAAGTTCGATATTTGTGACACGATCACCATGGACGACATGGCAGACATGAGCTTGGCAGAGGTGCTGCTGAACGCGATCGAAGACTAA